The following is a genomic window from Dermacentor variabilis isolate Ectoservices chromosome 11, ASM5094787v1, whole genome shotgun sequence.
CGGAGGCATCGGTGCGTCCTGCAAACTAGCAGTCTGTATACCAAGGAGCGGAACTTCTCCTGGTCAGAATGATTTGTGTAATACTATTGCTGTAATTTTAAAATTCCTTCTTCAGTTCACTTACGAAAGCAACAAGACTTTTGGCCGATTCGTCAGAGTGGGCAGGTACCACTGCCCGTAACGgaaccctcctcctcctccccctcctcctcctcctcctcctcctcctcctcctcctcctcctcctcatcatcatcatcatcatcatcgtgatcaCTACCACCATCTGCACCCCCAAACCACCACCTGGTTCCAGCACTCGCTGTACATGATTGAATTATTGCCTAGTGACGGTGATGATGTTTATAGTCATCTCCTCTGAAGTGGGGAGAAGACaaaagtcacctagcctgcttgccTTAATCAGGTTTTACTGCATCTATCGCCATCTAGCGTTCTGCCTATCTGATCTCAATGTTATGTTTCGTATTTAAAACATTTGCCGCTATATTGTACCACTACTTACGCTTCCAATGACTAAGTTCTATCATTCTCTTCCCTGCTTGTTTTATATCAATGctttaaacgtctcttgcttatctggactgctgaccagttaatcctTCCATCTTCTTTGAATTCTAACCCTCGTGGAAGGTGGACATTCCCTCTGAGTCTCGCTGGTTTAATATTATGGTAATCTATTACAATGTTCCGAGTCGCTTACGGACTTTTTGCAGCCCGGTCATGCCTCATCCGGTGGAGCATATTTGCTCCGGTAAGTTTTTGTACTCAGGGAGCAAGCTCGGGCATCAACTAGCAAGGCAGTGCCCTTTGCGCTATCAAACAGATCTTCCCTCTATATATGTCTCTTGTTGTTTTTGTAAGTCTCGTTGGTCCATTTGGTATCCATCCATTGTATCCATTTTaccgtctctgtttctctcactttcttttttatgactcctggttgtcgATTTACACTTTGActtaacatgcacttggtgtccaaCTTTCATGACCTTTTCCTCCATTGCACGCACGCGCGCCTCTTGCGAGTTCAAGCGCTACTACGCGAGCCATTTCCAACTTCTGTCGTCAGATGGGGCCAGCTGGCAGCAAATGCGTGCTGAAACGAACACATTGGCCGGCATTCACTCAGAACCGCGTAGATGGCGGCATTGCTATATAAAGACGAAGAGGCTGCATTCATCATTTTTATGGCTGTTGCACATGCGTCAAAGCATTCTATTGCAAAGGCAAAAAAAGGCAGTAACTGCGGGGTTATATTAGCGGCGAAGCAAATGTGCGTCGCAGGACTCTGCATTTTGGCTCTCCTAATTTTGTGTCATGGGTGGACCCAATCGCCATCCGTTAATTTCTGTCTTGGTAAGCCGCAGTTACTTCCAATTTATGGGGGTGCATCACATCAAGGGGAGCTATGTTCCAGGCGCTTCTTTTAAAACATGTATGAAAGCCTGTACCGCCTGTTTGAGTAACAAGCGCTGAAAGAAAAGATGCGAGCTCCTGAAGAAGTCATAGGAGGTGTCACAATTACAACGTCATGGCATGCACGACTATAGTGCTTACTGCTGGTTTTTGTGATTCTAAGATGAATGACGACTGTCTTTCACTGTGAGGAAAAGGGAGACCAAGATCGTAATAAAGCCAGAACGCTAAATTAGAAAATTACTACCGAGGATTAAGTGAATGGATCAAATTTGGAGACACAGAAGTCCAGAATTAAGTTAGCTATCGCAATACAGGGTACTTGAGGTCATTAGCAGAGGCCCTTGTGAAGAACAGGTTCTTTGAGATGCACATAACGTTGTCCTGGTCAATTGCACTGTTGCCTATCATGGCCTTCGAAATGTATGTACAGACAACACAGAATCTGAGCGGGTAGCGAATACCGACGCAAAGTAGCAAGTGCCAAAGCTGCCATAGTGCAGTGCTAAGCGCTTCCACCTTCCCAGTGTGCATTGCAGCAATGGTATGAGCTCGGATTCCGGTGTCCATAATGTGcgtaaatatttcttttcttgccaattatatggacactcaagacAAATTTTCGCCGTCACCTGATGTTTCATATATATTTGTACACTTTATGTTTATTGCTGCGGTATGTGCAAAGTAGATGCTATACGATTTAACCGCCAAGGTTGCTCAAGCCAGCTTTTACGTTCTTCATTGAATTATTCCTTTGAACATTAGGAATAAATTACGGGCATATTTCAAATCAAAATATAACACACCAGTGCTGTGCAACTTAGATGTATCATTAGTTGTTCTTTATAGAAATCTGATGTTGTATTTATTGCTTACTTACATAGTTGCAACCTTGATACTTCAGTTTTCTGTAATTACGGAAAGTTCTAAGATATTTCTGAGAGAACGATGgcataaatgaaaaaataaatttgaTGTAGTGACGAGAGTTCAACTTccgttaaatgcaacaaacataatCGAAAGTGCGCAGGAGTGGCCGAGGAAAATGATTTCTCAGTttccgtgtatttagataggagcagacGACTTGAAGCTTCCTTTTAGCGACAGCAGCGAAATTAAAGGGAGTGACCGACGATGTAGGCTGTGAACCTAGCTCTGAGCTTTTAATGgcctttagcaaaaaaaaaagaaaaaaagatctgCGCATCTCAGATGATCTTGTGATCGAAAAGCAGTAAATCATCAATACGCTTAACTTATCAGTCTAGGAGGCCCAGGGAGTACACGactagacaaaggtacaccccaCCCTTTTGGGgtgcatatctgccacacaacaataatcgtcatttgccttgcttgcgtttactttcttgaaaacgccgcgctgggaagtaccgggctcgcagcgttaaagaaaggaaatgcggacaagagagatCCCGGCCGTCGTGGTCGGgttttgatctcgcgacctcgtgctcagcaaaagCTGGCGTCCCTAGCTCAGTGCACAATATTTTTGGCTCTCAGTGCACAATTCAAGGGAGCTAAACAGTTATACGCTCCAACACACAATAACGATGACGACGGCATCGGGGCGACAGTTTAAGAATAATTATGAACTGAAAGGACGACGGGCATGAAAAACTAAGTTTCGAGTGCTTAATAGCAGCCGCAGTAATCCATAGCGACGCACGAGAGATATCTATTCCCTGTTGCCTAAATAGGAACGTCAAGTACCACTTGCGCTACTCAAGCACTAGTTAAATTTCGTTTATATTTCACACATAATGCGCAAATTTCTGAACATTCTGCACGAATTTTCCTCATTTTGCAATGGGTTCCGTTTCACACCAGGTCTGAGAGCGTTAAATGCCGGTTTTGTTCGAAATGAAGAGGAGGTGTGCGTCGTTGTCTCCGGTGACGCCATTCAAAAGATGCCGATTTCACTGCAACGAAAGGGTAGTGCCACCTGTCGCCTGTATGGTGAAACGCGCGATTACCATAGGTGTCAGAGATTGCGGCACCATTCCTCGGCACCAATATCAGCATTTGTTTAAATGACATTGGCTCGGACGACGCACACTGATGctgtaaagaaaacaagcaagcaACGTTCTCAAGCGTAATAACAGAAACGTTGTGTGACATGTGAGACAAAATCAGCCAGCGGTCTAGGTAGAAGAGTGAACGAACCTGCCCCCCCGCTTTATGCACCACTCAGTATGAGGGAGGTGGCGAGAAGTGGTAAGACTAAAGGTGTCTTAGTATCGGGCATGCTCTTTGACCATGATAGGCGCGATGAGAGGGCTAGCGAGAGTAACGAAGTATGTCTTGCTGGTGATTGCGACGCGTCTTATAGTCGCACTCTTCCAGACAGCGAGATGGTATACGTGGCCGATGTGGTGATCACGAACGCCACGGTGGACAAGGTCATGTTTGTGAACTACACCGTCGAGTTTACGCAGAGGCTTCGGGACGATCCGCGCCTTGATGTGATCATGACCATCGCCGATGGTCCCCACATTCCCTGCATCGACAAAGTCGGATCATGGTAAGGCGACAATGTGTGCTTAAGGGTGGCCTGAAGGAACGCTATGCAGCAACTCTAAATCAGTTGAGTAGTTTGGTACTTTAAACACATTTATTTGGCGAGCAAAGGTTGTTCATTGGCTAAACAAACGAAAACCAAAGTTTTCCTTGTTGAAGTTCGTGGGTGAACTGCCTCTAGCTATGTACGTCATTTTACTTGACGGATTTCATTGTAATACGCATGCCTGGACTGTCTCCAGCTGGAGAAAGTTCTCAAAACGGGTTAGCTTGACTGTTTGGTTTTCTGAGAAACGGATGTTGCTATGTTTTATAGACAAAATATGCATTAGTCCAGTACAGACGCTGTAAATACGCATGACCTCACAAGCAGCACAGGTAAAATAGGCACAAGCGCACTCCCGGCTAGGTGCTCGGTAATTATGGGTCCTCAACGCTTGACAAAGGGTGTTTGTCCCCAACCACCCTAATAGGTATATCCACCTATAGGTATCCACCTAATAGGCGTATTTGGACGCTACGTGGAAAATGGCTGCCATGGGAGCGGCCTAACCTCCTCACACATCTGCAGCTACCAAAGACCATACTTGTTCCTGGGCGCAGTTCCTTTTTCCTTCCCTCCGTTTCTCATTCAGTTCTTTCCGTTTATCTCTATACCTCCTTACCGCAGCACCTTCGCCACAAGCGTCTCAAACTACGAATGTGCAGCAAATAGTTTCCCCTCCTCTCTATCTCCTCCTCGCCTACTAGTTACAACAACACTCTGCCGGGCTTGTGCCAGCTTTCGTTGTCTATACGTCTATACCGGGAAAGGAGGAGGCATGACGGCCACTACCCCTCTTTCGTTTTTTGaatgagtgagtaagtgagtgagtgattgagcgagcgagcgagtgagcgagtgatgagtcagtcagtcagtcggtcggtcggtcggtcgctaATACGGGTCCATTACAGTATACAGAGCGCGCACTTGTTTAAAGAAGTTGCAGAGAGCGACTTTAGCGTTCCTGACAATTTGTTTAATTGCTCTGTCTACTTCAGCTCGTACGATTTGTGCTACGCCCGAAACGAAATAGAGGTGCAGGTCGCCAGCGCATGGAGTAACGAGTGCCCTGTACCGCCGGGCCTGTTCATGGGCCACCTCCATTATAAGCTGACTCAAACTGCCTGGACTACCCTCAAGGTAAACTCAAACGAGAAAGAACGAGGTCCGGACTGCCCTTACATAAATTTACAAAGAAGGTGTCGAAGACGTGTAAAACGTATTGCTCAAATTTTATGTGTAAATGCATAGAAAAATGAGCGCACTATATTGTGTCTATAGACAGCGAACGAACTCGAAATGCTGGAAATGATGAGCCTTCACACATTTTACGCTTCAATGTCAATAAATTACTACAGACAACCTGCCTGGGATATTTATTAAAACGTATTCAACccacagagagagagcgagagtgagagtgagagagagagagagagagagagagagagagagagagagagagagagagagagagagagagagagagagacgcgaaTTTATTGAGGAAACGCAGAAAGGTCGACGTGAGGTAATAGACATTTAGCCTTATACTCCGTTGAGAGGGAAGGTGAAGCAGAGATAAAGCAGCATGCGTGTGAAGGACTCTGTCTGAATAATTCATTGAGTGCCGGTTTAAAGATAGTCTCTGCAGCTTATAAAAAAGATCAGTCTGTATAAAACAACGCAACGCGTACTTAAAATCTCTGGAGAGTTGATAGTTATGTATGTAAATTATTTGAGAGCGCGGATGCATGCACTTTTCATGTTCACGTTCAGACATGTTCATGTCCGAATAAATTGATCTGATTTGATTTAGCCATTCTTCGTAGGTGCTTAGGACTCAAACGTCATCCAATACTTCTTATTCAGCCATTTATGCGCCACATTTGACGATGTGTTCCATGACGCGCGGACCTGCGTATTTAAAATTTAATTTCAGCAAAAAATATCTTTCATCTCTTAAAGAACTATATTTTCTTCCTGTCCCTGAAGGCCGGCGCATATCCAGACCGACGCATACCGAGCGACCCATGTTGACgtcagagaggttcattgaagagcgggcATGTGACCGATGCGTGCACCCAGTGACCCCAAGTTTGTCCGGTGGTTTGTTTCGAGCCCGGTTTCCTCGACACAGCAGCTCCATGCTCTacacccattagaccatggagtACCCACTGAGTGGCGTTTGGCGTGCAGGAGGTTAGCCGAAGACAAGCGAACATACGTACCGCAAACTCGGTGAAGTTCCCAAAGAGTGCCAACTGCGTTATGAGGCTATGTGGACCGAGTCGTCATTACGAGCGCGCTGAATGGAATTGGTCGTTCGTAGCTCTGATCAAGGCCTctgatttttgtttatttatttatagatagtGCGATCTTTTACAATGCCTTAGCAGGCTGGGAACTTGCAAGTACACTCGCACAAATATGCATTACAACGAACCTTGGCGACGCTTGAATTCAACATGGCAAAAAggacagaaagcaagaaaaggagcaaataaattatgtgggacagagtcgagatgctctcaacGTGCCAGGTACGTGCGTCGCCCGGTCGCGGAGGTCGTGTTATCACGTATTATGAAAGGACTGGCAATGCAACGACTTTAAAGCGTTTGAAGTGGCTGCGTTGCACTGACTAGGTTTAAAGAGAAACAGCGGGAGTACGCGCAAATGGCTTTCAGACTGCTTGGTTAAGATTTGAAAATGATTGAAGAAAAGTGTCTCAACGAGAGCGACGTTGCTAAAAGTGGCCGCTTTCCGAAACTTTACCAAATGATAATTTGTTGCTAGTTCGCCAGTTCACTAATTCACTAGTTCACAACTATTTACTTAATATTTGCTTTCAGGGCCGCGCTGTACTCATAAGAGCAAACGTCATCAACGGTGGTGAGCTCGTAGGGTGCTTTCGCCTGTCTGCGACGGTGAGACCCGCAGGCCACTAGTGGACTCACGAAACAAGTTAACTGCATCGCTCGTCATGCCCTGGCACCAGCCTCACTTGTGGAGCACCAAGTCTCGGCATACGTCTTTGCACGTCACTGAACGGTTGTCATTGGATGACGAAATAAAGGACATGCTTTCGCAAGGCGTATCCGTTCATACTTGCCGCTGAACGGAATAATAGAGCCGATAAATGCGAGTCGACTTTTCCAAAGATATCGCTGCACGTCTCCTTACCTGCCCCTCCACTTAGCCACACTCCCGTATTGCTCGCATCTATACCTACAGCTAAGTTCCGAATGTTCCTGTGCAGAAGAAACGAACTGTAAGAGGTTACCGCGCTCCTGGaacatttaaagcgaagctgtctttGCGAGCCTTCCCAGAATTTGCTGAGCGcggctgctgggtgctgctgctgcctttgCGAATTGAGCATACGATGGCCTCCGAAATTTCACATGGCAACTGCTTTCTGCTGGCGCGCGAAAGTCTCGGAGACCGCGCTCACACTAAAAAAGAAAGTCAGCTAAGTGTTTGATGGTGGAATCGTACTTCGGTCCCCCAGAGCTGAAGCcgggtgctctaaccattaggcctcAACTGGACGGATACTTCTACCGTCCCGCGGCCAACTAGCGCTACGATATGGTCACCTCTTGTGTCCAATTGCGTAGCACGATTGTACGTGGGCGCATGCGCGTGCGTTAGCTTCCTTTATGCCAAAGACGCAGGAACGAAATGGGCGAGTTTATAGCGTTTGATTGAACGCTTCagaaaagcttcgcttcgcaCAGGTTCCAAGATGTTCGTTGCATCGGCACAATTTTCTTTCTCACTTCCAGAGCAGCTGCAATGCTTTTCGACATGTTTGCGTGAGTGGTATCTTCTGTATACTAATTGTGAGTAAATGTCTTCGGAGCAAGCGCAATGGTAACTTGCGCGTAGTCTTTTGTGATAGTCCTGTTCATCAGTCTAGCTCGCGAGCTTACATACCGAGTGGGGCAGTCAATGGACCCGGATACCACTATGACGGTGGAACCGACGAACACGGAAATACTAAACCATCACAGAGGCAAAAGGATAATATATGCACCACCCCACCCGTCTTTAACACAACACGAAACCGTCGGCTGGCGAACACTGCAGACAGGAAAATTCTCCAATCTACACATCCTACATAACATGTTTtccagtcaatacagggacacatgcccatggtgtggggccatcccaacattatatcacatcacatggaagtgcagaaataacttctctttccacaaagaaaaaagaaagcccagGGCGGAACAGTGGGAGCTGTGAGTGGCAGCTCTCAAAGTAGCCAGGCTCAGCGGtgctctggaataggggcgccgaccactcaagacgacggagacttcagtaaaacatgaagacctctgttagccgctgaaaggtgtaaatagagcaataaagtttttccttcattccttcctGTTCATCAGAAAATATTGAGCCCACGACACCATTCTAAACTATGTCAGTTCCCAAGTACTGTTACTTCCttcattcttgcatttttttattcCTCATATACAAGTGTGGAGTGAGCAAATGTTCTGTTTTATTTT
Proteins encoded in this region:
- the LOC142564227 gene encoding uncharacterized protein LOC142564227, yielding MAALLYKDEEAAFIIFMAVAHASKHSIAKAKKGSNCGVILAAKQMCVAGLCILALLILCHGWTQSPSVNFCLDSEMVYVADVVITNATVDKVMFVNYTVEFTQRLRDDPRLDVIMTIADGPHIPCIDKVGSCSYDLCYARNEIEVQVASAWSNECPVPPGLFMGHLHYKLTQTAWTTLKGRAVLIRANVINGGELVGCFRLSATVRPAGH